In Acinetobacter sp. C32I, one genomic interval encodes:
- a CDS encoding type IV pilus secretin PilQ family protein, with product MNHAFRQFSMGAVAIAVMQVASAQVSMTNIVPMSLADQGTEIRVMFNGLPPQPQAYQLEQPSRLILDFDKAQQSLKQNSIPVSTAEASSIDIASDDQRSRVIVNLKDAGAFTTRVEGNTFVLKINSAKPAAINTPAATARQVQQGVSNIGFQRGNQGEGLVVIDLLGNNTPVDVQQQGSKIVVRTAGNKIPTHLARRLNTNDFATPVASIDAYNDKGNGVITIQSAGSYEYMAYQAENKLTISLKRPEDKSPTKAKTQAYTGNKISLDFQDIEVRRVLQLLADFTGINMVAADTVQGNITLRLKDVPWDQALDIVLKTKSLDKRRNGNVIWIAPVSELIKSEEEEAKALAQSIKLAPLQTEYITLSYAKAVEIEKLITQGKNNNSNNSSGLSGNDTLAGGLLSPRGTVSVDPRTNTLIVNDTSQKIDQIRKMVDLLDVSVKQVMIEARIVSASTDFTKEMGVKWGILSQGISNNNDLLVGGSDTTLWNLRDPQKGDNGGWKYEIERPDNLNVDLGAVTPGASRIAFGLISLSDFMLDLELSAVQADGYGEVISTPKVMTADKQAAKIESGTKIPYASSTGGGASAVPKTEFIDATLSLDVTPSITPEGKVMMKLNITKDSPSNPTPTGQLTINKNSIDTNVLVDNGETVVLGGIFEQENINSQTKVPFLGDIPYLGKLFRRERKTDNKRELLIFVTPRIVNDTLTRNH from the coding sequence ATGAATCATGCATTCCGTCAATTTTCTATGGGTGCTGTTGCGATTGCGGTGATGCAAGTGGCGTCAGCGCAAGTGAGTATGACTAATATTGTACCGATGAGTTTGGCCGATCAAGGCACGGAAATTCGTGTAATGTTTAATGGCCTTCCACCACAACCGCAAGCTTATCAGTTAGAGCAACCGTCGCGTTTGATTTTAGATTTTGATAAAGCGCAACAAAGCTTAAAACAAAACTCGATTCCAGTATCAACTGCTGAAGCGAGCTCGATCGACATTGCATCAGATGATCAACGTTCACGTGTAATAGTCAACCTAAAAGATGCAGGTGCGTTTACCACACGAGTTGAAGGTAATACATTTGTACTGAAAATTAACTCAGCCAAACCTGCTGCGATAAATACGCCTGCTGCCACAGCGCGTCAAGTACAGCAAGGCGTTTCCAATATTGGTTTCCAGCGAGGGAATCAAGGTGAAGGCTTGGTTGTGATTGATTTGCTCGGGAATAACACACCCGTCGATGTACAACAACAAGGCAGTAAAATTGTAGTGCGTACGGCAGGGAATAAAATTCCGACTCATTTAGCGCGTCGTTTAAATACCAATGATTTCGCAACTCCTGTTGCAAGTATTGATGCTTATAATGATAAAGGCAATGGCGTGATTACCATTCAATCTGCAGGTAGCTATGAATATATGGCCTATCAAGCAGAGAATAAACTCACTATTAGTCTAAAACGCCCTGAAGATAAATCACCAACAAAAGCCAAGACACAAGCTTATACGGGTAATAAGATTTCATTAGATTTCCAAGATATTGAAGTACGCCGTGTATTACAGTTGCTGGCTGATTTTACTGGCATTAATATGGTCGCAGCGGATACGGTTCAGGGTAATATTACTTTGCGACTTAAAGATGTTCCTTGGGATCAAGCACTTGATATTGTGCTAAAAACCAAAAGTCTAGATAAGCGTCGCAATGGTAATGTAATCTGGATTGCGCCTGTTTCAGAACTGATTAAGTCAGAGGAAGAGGAGGCTAAGGCCTTAGCCCAGAGTATCAAGTTAGCTCCTCTACAAACGGAGTACATTACATTAAGCTATGCGAAAGCAGTTGAAATTGAAAAACTAATCACCCAAGGAAAAAATAATAATAGTAACAATAGTTCAGGTTTAAGTGGAAATGATACATTGGCCGGAGGATTATTGAGTCCACGTGGAACTGTGTCAGTTGATCCACGGACGAATACTTTAATTGTAAATGATACTTCGCAGAAAATTGATCAGATTCGTAAGATGGTTGACTTACTTGATGTGTCAGTTAAACAGGTGATGATTGAGGCACGTATTGTCAGTGCTAGTACCGATTTCACTAAAGAAATGGGGGTAAAGTGGGGAATCTTGTCTCAAGGGATTAGCAATAATAATGATCTCTTAGTGGGGGGGAGTGATACGACATTATGGAATTTACGAGATCCTCAAAAAGGTGATAATGGGGGTTGGAAATATGAAATTGAACGACCAGATAATCTGAATGTGGATTTGGGGGCGGTAACACCAGGAGCGAGCCGTATAGCTTTTGGTTTGATCAGTCTTTCTGACTTTATGCTTGACCTAGAGTTATCTGCAGTACAAGCAGATGGTTATGGTGAAGTTATTTCAACACCAAAAGTAATGACTGCTGATAAGCAAGCTGCAAAAATTGAATCAGGAACAAAAATTCCATATGCATCTTCTACAGGTGGTGGTGCTAGTGCTGTTCCTAAAACAGAATTTATCGATGCGACTTTAAGCTTGGATGTGACGCCAAGTATTACGCCTGAAGGTAAAGTCATGATGAAACTCAACATTACCAAAGATTCACCGAGTAACCCAACGCCAACAGGCCAGTTGACGATAAATAAAAATTCGATTGACACTAATGTGCTGGTGGATAATGGTGAAACAGTGGTTTTAGGTGGTATTTTT
- a CDS encoding pilus assembly protein PilP gives MNNYKLLLGFLIGASLVGCDSRIDAVNQQMAEIRNQPPLPIEPAPVFTPVPLFNYAAHQLKSPFMPSSLAAELRIMAGKRVYPNFNRQPQPLESYALESLNMKGSMRGKTSNTIALIQTPDGQIERVQVGSYLGMNQGRIIKISPTQIDLVEIVPDGREGYVERPRTLVLIGPAP, from the coding sequence GTGAATAATTATAAATTATTACTGGGTTTTTTGATTGGGGCGAGTTTGGTAGGGTGTGATTCTCGTATTGATGCGGTGAATCAGCAGATGGCTGAAATTCGTAATCAGCCACCATTACCAATTGAGCCAGCACCAGTCTTCACGCCAGTACCCTTGTTTAACTATGCGGCGCATCAGCTTAAAAGTCCATTTATGCCAAGTTCTTTGGCGGCTGAATTGAGGATTATGGCGGGTAAGCGAGTTTATCCGAACTTTAATCGCCAGCCACAACCCTTAGAGAGTTATGCGCTGGAATCATTGAACATGAAGGGCAGCATGCGTGGCAAAACCAGTAATACCATTGCCTTGATTCAAACGCCAGATGGTCAAATTGAAAGGGTGCAAGTTGGTAGTTATTTGGGTATGAACCAAGGGCGTATTATTAAAATTAGCCCGACTCAGATTGATTTGGTGGAGATTGTACCTGATGGACGAGAAGGTTATGTCGAGAGACCTCGTACACTCGTTTTAATTGGGCCAGCGCCGTAA
- a CDS encoding type 4a pilus biogenesis protein PilO, with the protein MKLDKADDLNQDTVAVKKKKMTVDQFFQQFNTLDMNNYGSWPLSVKITCWIFVFLAVAALGYFVVIKSQLESIANAQAQEQSLLNEFREKDSKLRNLQQYQAQLQEMEANFNQQLEQLPKETEIPSLVEDINLTGVNSGLKFKNIRLESEVKQEFFIEQPISIDATGDYHAFGAFVTGIAALPRIVTLHDFTVEAKEDTQKKSDIPVVNYTVKAKTYRYVGTDEQINNAAGTPAAQAATTPPAQGGK; encoded by the coding sequence ATGAAGTTAGATAAAGCTGATGATTTAAATCAAGACACCGTTGCTGTAAAGAAAAAGAAAATGACGGTGGATCAGTTCTTCCAACAGTTCAACACGTTGGATATGAATAATTATGGCAGTTGGCCGTTGTCGGTCAAAATCACCTGCTGGATTTTCGTATTCTTGGCAGTTGCTGCATTAGGTTATTTTGTGGTGATTAAGTCACAACTTGAATCGATTGCAAATGCTCAAGCACAGGAACAAAGTTTGCTGAATGAGTTTAGAGAAAAAGACTCAAAATTAAGGAACTTGCAACAATATCAAGCGCAATTACAAGAAATGGAAGCGAACTTTAATCAGCAGTTAGAACAGTTGCCAAAAGAAACTGAAATTCCAAGTTTAGTTGAGGATATTAACTTAACCGGTGTGAACTCTGGACTGAAATTTAAAAATATCCGTCTAGAAAGTGAAGTGAAGCAAGAGTTCTTTATTGAGCAGCCGATTAGTATTGATGCGACAGGTGATTATCATGCTTTTGGTGCTTTTGTTACAGGGATTGCCGCTCTACCACGTATTGTAACTCTGCATGATTTCACGGTTGAAGCGAAAGAAGACACACAGAAAAAATCTGATATTCCTGTGGTGAACTATACCGTTAAAGCAAAAACCTATCGTTATGTTGGAACGGATGAGCAAATAAATAATGCTGCAGGTACACCAGCCGCACAAGCAGCAACTACTCCACCTGCGCAAGGAGGAAAATAG
- a CDS encoding PilN domain-containing protein, protein MAKINLLPWRDELREQRKKQFVAFCVAVAVLGVASVFSGWMYFDHKLDDQEQANQLIVSTNQNLDTQLKALDGLQERRNAIIERMKLIQGLQGQRPITVRLVDELVRVTPPTMYLTKFSRTGDKFSIEGKAESPNTVAELLRNLEASPWYRNAFMNSFLAVDENSNKDKAATSLVPRVEENYGSFVVTVDLGEIGTTAEVAATSEAAASGVVGVTK, encoded by the coding sequence ATGGCAAAGATTAACTTACTCCCTTGGCGTGATGAGCTAAGAGAACAACGAAAGAAACAGTTTGTCGCATTTTGTGTTGCGGTGGCTGTATTAGGGGTTGCATCGGTATTTTCGGGGTGGATGTATTTTGATCATAAACTCGATGATCAGGAACAAGCCAATCAACTGATTGTGAGTACCAACCAAAACTTGGATACACAACTTAAAGCACTAGACGGTCTGCAAGAACGCCGTAATGCCATTATTGAGCGTATGAAGCTGATTCAAGGTTTACAGGGACAACGTCCAATTACGGTTCGTTTGGTCGATGAATTGGTTCGGGTCACCCCTCCAACCATGTACTTAACCAAGTTTAGCCGTACTGGAGATAAATTCTCGATTGAAGGCAAAGCTGAAAGTCCAAATACCGTGGCTGAGCTGTTACGTAATTTAGAGGCTTCTCCTTGGTATCGTAATGCCTTTATGAACTCTTTCCTTGCTGTAGATGAAAACAGCAATAAAGACAAAGCAGCAACCTCGTTGGTGCCTCGTGTAGAGGAAAATTATGGCAGTTTTGTGGTCACTGTAGATTTAGGTGAAATCGGGACAACAGCGGAAGTTGCAGCAACGTCAGAAGCAGCGGCATCAGGGGTAGTCGGGGTGACAAAATGA
- a CDS encoding pilus assembly protein PilM, which translates to MLRLYRKPNKGLVGVDISSTTVKLLELSVKNGRYWVESYAVMPLPESSVVEKSILNPEAVGDALERVVNLANPHTTNVAIAVPTSMVINKIIEMDADMTDEEREVQIRMDAEQYIPFPLDEVSLDFEVLPDRLANPNRVNVLLVATRTENVDTRVEVLELAGLTAKIAEVESYAMERAFSVFADTLPMGANTVGILDIGHTMTTLSVMQKGKIIYTREQVFGGRQLTQDVQSRYGLSFEEAGRAKKERTLPDDYDTEVLEPFLDAVVQQAARSLQFFFSSSQFNEIDHILLAGGNANIPGLAKLLQQKLGYRVTIANPFLQMGFSSQIDIKKIENDASSLMVACGLALRSFD; encoded by the coding sequence GTGCTCAGGTTATATCGTAAACCAAATAAGGGGTTAGTGGGTGTCGATATTAGTTCGACAACTGTTAAGTTATTGGAGCTCTCTGTAAAGAACGGTAGATATTGGGTTGAAAGTTATGCGGTGATGCCATTGCCTGAAAGCAGTGTGGTGGAAAAAAGCATACTGAATCCAGAGGCGGTAGGTGATGCACTTGAGAGAGTCGTCAACCTTGCGAATCCTCACACCACCAATGTCGCGATTGCAGTGCCAACATCGATGGTCATTAACAAGATCATTGAGATGGATGCTGACATGACGGATGAAGAGCGTGAAGTTCAAATCCGTATGGATGCTGAGCAATACATTCCGTTCCCATTAGATGAAGTAAGTCTTGATTTTGAAGTTTTACCTGATCGCCTAGCGAATCCAAATCGGGTCAATGTCCTCTTGGTTGCAACACGCACCGAGAATGTCGATACACGTGTTGAAGTCTTGGAACTGGCGGGCTTAACAGCAAAAATTGCTGAAGTTGAAAGTTATGCCATGGAGCGTGCATTCAGTGTATTTGCTGATACGCTGCCAATGGGTGCAAATACGGTGGGGATCTTAGATATTGGCCATACCATGACCACCCTTTCGGTGATGCAAAAAGGCAAGATCATCTATACGCGTGAGCAAGTGTTTGGCGGTCGTCAACTGACTCAAGATGTACAGAGTCGCTATGGACTATCATTTGAAGAAGCGGGTCGTGCGAAGAAAGAACGCACCTTGCCAGATGATTACGATACCGAAGTGCTTGAACCCTTCTTGGATGCAGTGGTTCAACAAGCAGCACGTTCACTGCAATTCTTCTTTTCGTCTTCTCAATTTAATGAAATTGATCATATTTTGCTGGCGGGCGGGAATGCCAATATTCCAGGTCTAGCCAAGTTATTACAACAAAAGCTCGGTTATCGGGTCACCATTGCCAATCCATTCCTACAAATGGGTTTTTCTTCTCAAATTGATATTAAAAAAATTGAAAACGATGCTTCCTCTTTGATGGTGGCATGTGGTTTGGCATTGAGGAGTTTTGATTAA
- the ponA gene encoding penicillin-binding protein PBP1a, whose protein sequence is MKKLSSSGIVRPFFLIVIIILVSLPMGFYGMYLYLAPSLPDMSSLKKAPLLKPLQVYTTDDQLIAEYGGKLSIPVKYEQIPPSFIHAFLAAEDSSFFEHNGISFKGLGRALTESVTGSDVQTGGSTITMQVAKNYYLSPDRTLRRKLTEVFLARKIEQNLTKQEILTAYVNKIFLGKNAYGIAAAARIYYNKNLNELSTAQMAMIAGLPKAPSKYNPVVNPERALERRNWILGRMLQLGYINQNQYQQAVAEPINLNMVDRSVSNVFPYVGEMVRSELVEHFGEQAVDSGYKVYTTIDSKRQRYAEQAIQDGLEAYDRRHGWRGPEAHDKPLKQFLAYANTYPAQVIKVNNNSFDALMQDGSTVTVNWSGMSWVRPYRNANSVGGAPSNASQIVKVKDIIRLRPNEGKTVWSLVQVPKVQGQLIAINPNDGAIEAVVGGYNFYQSKFNRAIQGWRQPGSTIKPFVYALALERGMTPYSMVNDSPITIGKWSPRNSDGRYLGMIPLRRALYLSRNTVSVRLLQNVGIERTRQLFMDFGLQDDQIPRNYTIALGTPQVLPIQMATGYATFANGGYRIQPHFIKRIEDASGKVIYEAKPEYACIPCISDKNTNTEQQTANTDKDQSKTQVTEITNQSLDETSAASEAQMLTADAAQTAKTNSDYRQAQRILKSSSAYDMANILRDVIQHGTGRAALKIGRDDLGGKTGTTNDAKDAWFAGFNGKLVAIAWVGFDQPRTLGRREYGGVAALPIWTNFMGNSLKDTPSAWVRLDKEAKDPISRDKLQIQQSEDKKEYRASPPLARPLYRPAPPAPTRSVQNDFSDLPGTTSSTDEQPIVPAKKQPPAMGSNSPSPTSPPKEKDGIEHLINQIQ, encoded by the coding sequence ATGAAAAAGCTATCCAGTTCTGGTATTGTTCGCCCATTTTTTTTGATCGTTATTATTATCTTAGTCTCACTTCCAATGGGATTTTATGGCATGTATCTCTATCTTGCACCTTCGCTGCCAGATATGAGTTCACTCAAAAAAGCGCCTTTACTAAAACCATTGCAAGTCTATACGACAGATGATCAGTTAATTGCGGAATATGGCGGAAAATTATCCATTCCTGTTAAGTATGAACAGATCCCTCCGTCCTTTATCCATGCATTTCTGGCAGCGGAAGACTCATCCTTTTTTGAGCACAATGGCATTAGTTTCAAAGGGCTTGGGCGAGCACTGACTGAATCTGTTACAGGGTCTGATGTCCAAACTGGGGGCTCGACCATTACCATGCAGGTAGCGAAAAACTATTATTTAAGTCCAGACCGAACGCTTCGACGCAAACTAACAGAAGTATTTCTAGCACGTAAAATCGAGCAAAACTTAACAAAACAGGAAATTCTAACCGCTTACGTCAATAAAATCTTCTTAGGTAAAAATGCTTATGGGATTGCAGCAGCAGCACGGATCTATTACAACAAAAACCTTAATGAACTCAGCACTGCACAAATGGCGATGATCGCAGGCCTACCTAAAGCACCATCAAAATATAATCCCGTCGTGAATCCAGAACGTGCTCTTGAACGCCGCAACTGGATTTTAGGCCGCATGCTACAACTCGGCTATATCAACCAAAATCAATATCAACAAGCCGTCGCAGAACCGATCAATCTGAATATGGTCGATCGCTCAGTAAGCAATGTATTTCCCTATGTCGGGGAAATGGTGCGTTCAGAGCTGGTTGAACATTTTGGCGAACAAGCGGTTGATTCAGGCTATAAGGTCTACACCACCATTGATAGCAAACGCCAGCGTTATGCGGAGCAAGCCATTCAAGATGGCTTAGAAGCTTATGATCGTCGTCATGGTTGGCGCGGCCCTGAAGCACACGACAAACCTTTAAAGCAATTTTTGGCTTATGCCAACACCTACCCAGCACAAGTCATCAAGGTCAACAACAACTCTTTTGATGCCTTAATGCAAGATGGTTCTACCGTTACCGTGAATTGGTCTGGCATGTCATGGGTTCGTCCTTATCGCAACGCCAATAGTGTTGGTGGTGCACCATCGAATGCCTCACAAATTGTCAAAGTCAAAGACATTATTCGCCTACGCCCGAATGAAGGCAAAACAGTGTGGTCTTTGGTTCAAGTGCCGAAAGTTCAAGGACAACTGATTGCCATTAATCCAAATGATGGTGCAATTGAGGCCGTTGTTGGGGGATATAACTTTTATCAATCCAAGTTTAACCGCGCTATCCAAGGTTGGAGACAACCAGGTTCGACCATTAAACCTTTTGTCTATGCACTGGCTTTAGAGCGTGGTATGACCCCTTATAGCATGGTCAATGACAGTCCTATTACCATTGGGAAGTGGTCTCCAAGAAACTCAGATGGTCGTTATCTGGGTATGATTCCTTTACGTCGTGCACTTTATTTATCTCGAAATACTGTTTCTGTGCGTTTATTACAAAACGTTGGAATCGAGCGTACTCGTCAATTATTTATGGATTTTGGTCTACAAGACGATCAAATTCCACGTAACTATACCATTGCCCTCGGTACACCACAGGTATTACCAATTCAAATGGCAACAGGCTATGCCACCTTTGCCAATGGTGGTTACCGTATTCAGCCACACTTCATTAAGCGCATTGAAGATGCATCAGGTAAAGTCATTTATGAGGCGAAGCCTGAATATGCATGTATCCCATGTATTAGCGACAAAAATACGAATACTGAACAACAAACTGCTAATACAGACAAAGATCAATCTAAAACGCAAGTTACAGAGATCACCAACCAAAGTTTAGATGAGACAAGTGCAGCATCTGAAGCACAAATGCTCACGGCTGATGCAGCACAAACTGCAAAAACCAACAGCGATTATCGCCAAGCTCAACGTATCTTAAAATCTAGTTCAGCTTACGACATGGCTAACATTTTACGTGATGTAATTCAGCACGGTACAGGTCGAGCAGCCTTAAAAATTGGTCGTGATGACTTAGGTGGTAAAACAGGGACAACCAATGATGCCAAAGATGCATGGTTCGCTGGCTTTAATGGCAAGCTAGTCGCAATTGCTTGGGTTGGTTTTGACCAACCCCGCACACTGGGTCGTCGTGAATACGGTGGTGTTGCTGCACTTCCAATCTGGACCAACTTTATGGGGAACTCTTTAAAAGATACCCCATCTGCCTGGGTACGTTTGGATAAAGAAGCCAAAGATCCGATCTCTCGTGATAAATTGCAGATTCAGCAAAGCGAAGATAAAAAAGAATATCGCGCCTCTCCACCATTGGCTCGTCCACTATATCGTCCTGCACCACCTGCGCCAACACGTTCAGTACAAAATGATTTTTCAGACCTCCCTGGAACAACATCATCAACTGACGAACAGCCGATTGTACCTGCTAAAAAGCAACCACCAGCCATGGGGTCAAATTCACCAAGCCCAACATCGCCACCGAAAGAAAAGGACGGGATTGAGCATTTGATCAATCAAATTCAGTAA
- a CDS encoding putative RNA methyltransferase, translated as MSLLMCPVCRQSLNLVANSWQCEKGHHYDVAKQGYVNLHVVQHKHSKSPGDTPESVLARREFLQAGFYQPLQHAVVALLQQLQPKAVLDIGCGEGYYTSAMQAYIQHCIGVDIAKTAVQRAAKLNNKVTWVVGTGATLPVQDHALDICTSLFSPIPQDEIVRVLRDDGYLIVVTPAPKHLYDLREALFEQVNLHEPEKFVQQLDAQFELKQAQIVEAAMQLDQQALKNLIAMTPYAYKANPERRKVLEQAQRFAVTAAFQIYLFQKRKKPSM; from the coding sequence ATGAGTTTGTTGATGTGTCCTGTTTGTCGCCAATCATTGAATTTGGTTGCGAATTCTTGGCAGTGTGAAAAAGGACACCATTATGATGTAGCCAAACAGGGCTATGTCAATTTGCATGTGGTTCAGCATAAGCATAGTAAAAGCCCTGGAGACACGCCAGAGTCGGTATTGGCACGGCGTGAGTTTTTGCAGGCCGGTTTTTATCAGCCCTTACAACATGCAGTTGTGGCCTTGTTACAGCAATTGCAACCCAAGGCAGTCTTGGACATCGGTTGTGGTGAAGGCTATTACACCAGTGCCATGCAAGCATATATCCAACACTGTATTGGTGTTGATATTGCCAAAACAGCGGTACAACGTGCGGCAAAGTTAAATAACAAGGTAACTTGGGTGGTGGGAACAGGGGCGACATTGCCAGTTCAGGATCATGCATTGGATATATGCACCAGCTTGTTTAGTCCAATTCCGCAAGATGAAATTGTGAGAGTGTTGCGCGATGACGGCTACTTAATTGTGGTGACCCCTGCACCAAAACATCTCTATGATTTGCGTGAAGCCCTCTTTGAGCAAGTCAATTTACATGAGCCGGAGAAGTTTGTGCAGCAACTGGATGCTCAGTTTGAGTTAAAGCAAGCCCAGATTGTTGAAGCAGCAATGCAGTTGGATCAGCAAGCGTTAAAGAATTTAATTGCGATGACGCCTTATGCCTACAAAGCCAATCCTGAGCGGCGTAAAGTCTTAGAGCAGGCACAGCGCTTTGCGGTGACCGCAGCCTTTCAAATTTATCTGTTTCAGAAAAGAAAGAAGCCATCAATGTGA
- the mraY gene encoding phospho-N-acetylmuramoyl-pentapeptide-transferase, with translation MLLWLFEQLADYNSSFQVVRYLTLRSLLSLLTALTIGLVLGPVMIRKLQALKYGQAVSSFAPENHAKKMGTPTMGGILILLSIGISTLLWADLSNPYVWIVLGVMVVFGAVGWADDWIKVRYKDNAGLPARKKFFWTSVASLGAGIALYVIAKQQDSAEHTANMLDLLIPFFKNLSIPLSAIPLGLAFIGFTYLVINGASNAVNLTDGLDGLAIMPIVMVAAGLGVFAYLSGDIRFANYLHIPYVKYTSELVVICSAMVGAGLAFLWYNAHPAQVFMGDVGALALGAMLGTIAVMVRQEIVFAIMGGVFVMEAVSVFLQIGSLRMRNKRVFLMAPLHHHYEKQGWKETQVVIRFWIITIFLVVLGLMTLKLR, from the coding sequence ATGTTGTTATGGTTATTTGAACAATTGGCGGACTATAACAGTTCGTTTCAAGTTGTTCGTTATTTAACATTGCGCTCTTTATTGAGTTTGCTGACGGCCTTGACGATCGGACTGGTGTTAGGCCCAGTGATGATTCGTAAATTACAAGCATTAAAATATGGTCAAGCGGTGAGCTCTTTTGCGCCTGAAAACCATGCCAAGAAAATGGGGACACCCACCATGGGCGGGATTTTAATCCTACTTTCGATTGGAATTAGTACCTTGCTATGGGCGGACTTATCCAATCCCTATGTCTGGATTGTACTGGGCGTTATGGTAGTATTTGGTGCAGTAGGATGGGCGGATGACTGGATTAAAGTCCGCTATAAAGACAATGCCGGTTTGCCAGCACGCAAGAAATTTTTCTGGACTTCAGTGGCTTCTTTGGGTGCAGGTATTGCGTTGTATGTGATTGCAAAACAACAAGACAGTGCAGAACATACCGCGAATATGTTGGACTTATTGATTCCATTCTTTAAAAACCTCTCCATTCCACTCTCAGCAATACCCTTAGGTTTGGCATTTATCGGATTCACTTATCTGGTGATTAATGGCGCATCCAATGCGGTCAATTTGACCGATGGTCTAGATGGCTTGGCGATTATGCCGATCGTGATGGTGGCAGCAGGTCTAGGTGTATTTGCTTATTTATCTGGTGATATCCGTTTTGCCAATTATTTGCATATTCCTTATGTTAAATATACCTCTGAGCTGGTGGTGATCTGTTCGGCGATGGTCGGTGCGGGTTTGGCCTTCCTTTGGTACAATGCACATCCAGCCCAAGTCTTTATGGGTGATGTGGGCGCCTTGGCACTTGGTGCAATGCTTGGTACGATTGCGGTGATGGTTCGTCAGGAAATCGTATTTGCCATTATGGGCGGTGTGTTTGTGATGGAAGCGGTTTCGGTGTTCTTGCAGATCGGTTCATTACGGATGCGCAATAAGCGTGTATTCTTGATGGCTCCTTTACATCATCATTATGAAAAGCAAGGCTGGAAGGAAACACAAGTGGTGATTCGTTTCTGGATCATTACCATTTTCCTCGTGGTATTGGGCTTAATGACGCTAAAATTACGTTAA